A part of Gossypium hirsutum isolate 1008001.06 chromosome A07, Gossypium_hirsutum_v2.1, whole genome shotgun sequence genomic DNA contains:
- the LOC107929894 gene encoding leucine-rich repeat extensin-like protein 1: protein MVITRFPNGQLSQGSKWVLLVFKVGFMGMMMMLMVPRVTSMEEIGTPPAGLLCISECSTCPVICSPPPAPPLKSFPPPSVSVHHTPPPDVPYFYYTPMSPQTPQHSPPPSVSVSPPPSLSRRPPSPPAPSSKGSPPPPIKYFYNEPSGQGPPTTPRQYPYPYPYYYFYSSKASSLPVQVSISAVMLLFFNAVLFYC, encoded by the coding sequence ATGGTGATCACGAGGTTTCCAAATGGTCAATTATCCCAAGGAAGCAAATGGGTTTTATTGGTTTTCAAAGTAGGGTTCATGGGGATGATGATGATGCTCATGGTTCCTAGGGTAACATCAATGGAAGAAATTGGGACACCACCAGCCGGTTTACTATGCATCAGTGAATGTTCAACATGTCCTGTCATTTGTTCTCCACCACCTGCGCCACCGTTGAAGTCGTTTCCGCCGCCCTCGGTGTCGGTTCATCACACTCCGCCACCGGATGTACCTTACTTTTACTACACACCAATGTCACCACAAACTCCCCAACACTCCCCACCACCATCGGTATCAGTCTCACCACCTCCATCTCTGTCACGGCGGCCTCCATCTCCACCGGCACCTTCCTCCAAGGGCAGTCCACCACCTCCTATTAAATACTTCTACAATGAGCCATCAGGTCAAGGGCCACCTACTACACCACGCCAGTACCCTTACCCTTACCCTTATTACTATTTCTATTCATCCAAGGCCTCATCTCTACCTGTTCAAGTCTCTATCTCGGCTGTAATGTTGTTGTTTTTCAATGCTGTGTTGTTTTATTGTTGA
- the LOC107929897 gene encoding NDR1/HIN1-like protein 13 — translation MSVFPSSKPAATTTAAPPPANGATAGPPAATTTATNGGATKSNLYNPTSRQPYRQPYNRRHHHRPRRNYCCCCCFWTILIILILALLVAIAGSILYVLYRPHRPSFTLASLRIHRLNLTTTADSASSHLSTLFNLTLSSKNPNSHLTFTYDPFTLSCVTSINDVFIGNGTLPAFISNSKNETTFKGVVITTSSDLDADTVNNLRPDLKKKNGIPLKIEMDTKVTVKMDGLKSKKVGIRVMCDDIKGTVPKGKSPSVANVSGSKCKVDLRIKIWKWTF, via the coding sequence ATGTCTGTCTTCCCTTCCTCTAAACCAGCCGCCACCACAACCGCCGCCCCGCCCCCAGCCAACGGAGCCACTGCCGGACCCCCAGCTGCTACAACAACTGCAACCAACGGTGGAGCAACAAAATCCAATCTCTACAACCCCACTTCTCGCCAACCTTACCGTCAGCCTTACAACCGCCGTCACCACCACCGTCCCCGCCGAAACtactgctgctgctgctgtttcTGGACCATCCTCATCATCCTTATCCTTGCCCTTTTAGTTGCCATAGCTGGTTCCATCCTTTACGTCCTTTACCGCCCTCACCGCCCCTCTTTCACCCTCGCTTCCCTCCGTATCCACCGCTTAAACCTAACGACCACCGCCGATTCCGCCTCCTCCCATCTCTCAACCCTTTTCAACTTAACCCTTTCTTCCAAAAACCCAAATTCCCACCTCACCTTCACTTACGACCCATTCACCCTCTCATGCGTTACAAGTATCAACGATGTGTTTATAGGCAACGGCACATTGCCGGCGTTCATCAGTAACAGCAAAAACGAGACAACATTCAAGGGAGTTGTAATAACGACATCAAGTGATCTAGATGCCGACACCGTCAACAACTTGAGACCCGATCTGAAGAAGAAAAATGGGATCCCGTTGAAAATTGAGATGGATACTAAAGTGACAGTGAAAATGGATGGATTGAAGAGCAAGAAAGTGGGGATTAGAGTTATGTGTGATGACATTAAAGGGACTGTGCCCAAAGGTAAGTCACCGTCGGTGGCCAATGTTTCAGGGTCCAAGTGTAAGGTCGATCTTCGGATCAAGATCTGGAAATGGACTTTTTGA